GCGCCGGTCATGGTGCCGACCTGCGTGCCGTTCACCCAGACGGTGACGGCATAATTGGCGCCATTCAGCACCAGTTGCAGTCGGCGTCCAAGGGCGGCGGGGGGCAGGTCGAATTCGCTGCGATACCAATAGTCCTGCCGGGCAAGGCTCTCCGGGATCGCCATATTGTTGAGGCCGTGAGCCGGATCGGGATAGACGCCGCGGTCGACCAGCGTGGTCAGCACCGTGCCGGGGACAGTGGCGGCGTACCATCCCTGTGTGTCGGCGCCGGGGCGGGAGAGGGCCTCGCCCTGCGCCTTGACGGTCGGCGCGGCGGCAAGCTGCCAGCCGTTGATCGCCCAGCGCCCGGATGCGAGAGCCTCGATGGCGGGTTTGGCCGTGAGCGGCGCGGCGCGCGGTGCATCGGGGGCGGCGGCGCTTTTGGGCAGGGTCCAGGCGTCCTGCGGTTGCACCTGCCCCGCCATCTGCCTGACCTGCACCGGCCAATGCGGGCTGGCGTCCTCGAACTGGATCAGGGCGGCATCGGGGGCTTTGGCCGCCGCTGCCCTGATCGTCTCGGGGCTCAAGGCTGTCGGTTCGGCCCATAGGTCGGCGATGCGGCCCGAGAAGCCGGGAAGCCCCGCATCGCGCGGGCCGATCTGCATCAGCTTTGCCTCGCCTGCGGGAGGGGCGATGCGGGCATGTGCTGTTTCCACGCCATCCACGAAGAGGCGCGCCACGCCCTCATTCAGGCTGGCGGCGATGAAATGCCAATGGCCGGGCATGATCCTTGTTATGCCGCTGATGGTGCTGTTGCCGAGGATCAGCACGGGCGTACCGTCTCGCAGAGCCACGACGCCATGCTGCCCTGCCTCGCCCAGGCTGGCGAGGCGCACGGTGCCAGCCTGGACCGCATCGGCCTGCACCCACAGGTGCAGGGTGAATGTGCTGCCGACCGGCGCTTCAAGCATCTTGGACAGACCGGTGCCCCCCGCGATCAGCGCCGTGTTATAGGGGCCGCCGTGGGCGATCTGGGCGGAGGCCGAAGCTGTGGTCAACAATCCGATGAGGAGGCCCAGCCCCAAGCGCCCGATCATACATTCTCTCCTTGCTGACCGTCACGGCGGCCTATGGGGAGGACAACAGCATGGTTTATTTAAAAAGACAATTATTTTATTTAATGTATCCATTTCACAGAGATGGAGGACGGGATCATTGCTGCACCTCCATCAGGGGTTTCCCTTCAGGTGGTGGTGATCGAAGCCTGTCGCCACCGGGATGATTGACAGGATGTTTCTTCCGCAAGAATGTGCGGTGATCAGTGGCACAAGATGATGGCCGTTTCCGCAAGAACAATGAACCGCTCTATTGGGCGAATAACGGCCCATCATCATGCTTTCATACCGTTGCGGCCATAACCTTGTTCTCAAGCGTCCCGATCTTTTCAACTTCACAGCGGATAATATCTCCGGCTTGCAAGAAGACCGGCGGTTTCATCGCCACGCCGACGCCCTCCGGTGTGCCGGTGGCGATCAGATCGCCCGGCTCCAGCGTGAAAGCGGTCGAAAGATAGGAAATCTGCTGCCAGATGTTGAAGATCAACTGGCTGGTATCACTGTCCTGCCGCAACTCGCCATTGACCCAGCAGCGCAGGCGCAGGCCGTGCGGGTCGCCGATTTCGTCAGCGGTCACGATCCATGGGCCGATGGGGCCATGCGTATCGAATGACTTGCCGATCGTGAAGGTGGGCGAATGAAATTGCCAATCGCGTGCCGAAACATCATTGGCCACCGTATAGCCAAAGACATGAGCGGACGCCTCGTCTTGCGAAACGCCTTTTGCCGCCGTGCCGATGATCGCCGCCAGCTCGACTTCGTAATCCAGCTTTTCGCTGACGCCGGGATCGATCACACTGTCGGGGCCGGTGATGCAGCTGGTCTGCTTGTTGAACCAGAACTGCTGCTTGGGCTTTTCGACGCCCAAAGCCGAAGCTTCCTCGGCATGCTTCTGAAAATTCATGCCGATGGCCATATATTTGCCTGGCCTTTCCATCGGCGCCAGAAGTTTTGTGCCGGACAAAGGCAGCACATTTTCCGCCGCCTGCAAAACCGATCGCACCGCCTCCAGCGCTTCAGCCCCGCCCGCGATGATCGAGAGCATCGTGGGATAACGCTCTGTCAGCGGATCGATCGGCACGATGTTCTCACCGGACAGGACGCCCAGCCGCGGCGTGCCGCGATCGTCAAACCTCAATAATTTCATGAAAAATTCCTCTTGGCAGGCCCTGGACGCGATGCCCTGTTACGCCCGATGATCCAGCCACGCCTGCTCCGCCGCACGCATCGCGGCCACCACCTCGGGCTGGTCCACGCCGGGCAGATCCATGCGCGGCGTGCGGCCCGTCGCGGCCAGCGCATAGCTAAGATGGCGGTAGGACGGGCGATATTGCGCCAGCTTCTTCACATCGATGACCGGCACTTGCGCCGGATTGCAGGCCTCCAGCGTGTCGCGGATGTAGATGCCGCGCAGGCCCGCCAGCCGCCATTCGCCTTTTTCGCGCCGTGCCCGCCACAGCAGGCGGGTGTAGCCGGTCATGCTGGCTTCCACCCCGTCGAGCAGGATGAAGGAATGCACCGCGCAGGAACTGTCAGCGATGGCGCGGTCGCCCTTCACCCAGACGACAGGCGGGCTCATCGAGTCGAAGGAGACCGTCCCGTTGGCCTTGGCGGCGGCTGCGCCCTGAGCACCAATCGCGACAAAATCGCTGGCCTTGCCTTTGAACCATGACACTTCGACTTCGGCATCGGGCCAGAAACAGGCAGCTTCGGCCTCGCCATCGCGGGTTTCGCGTGCATAGCGTTCACGCAGCAGAAGCTGAGTCACCGCATAGCTGTCGAGCAGGTCGGCAGGGGGCATGGTCTCACCTTTCGCCGATGGGGCATCGCTCTGTGCTGCCGCCGCGCCAGGCGCCAGGGCCAGGGCGGCGCCCAGCACGCCGGTTTGCAGAATGCCACGGCGCGCAGCCGTGCCTTGCAGGATCGTGGTCATCGCTCTCTCTCGCATCATGCCCTCTTGCTGAGGGTCGTTGATCAATATTGTCCTTTGGGTTCCAGCCCCAGCGCATGCTGCCCATACATGGTGGAAACCGCATCCCAATTGGTGCTGATATGCACCCCGCCCGCATGGGTATCGCGCCAGAAGCGCTGAAGCGGGCGAGCCAGATCGAGAGCGGTGCCACCCGAGCCGTAGAACAGCGCATCCACCGCCTCGACCAGCAATTTGACCGTAAAGGCATGGCTGCGCCGGTTGCGCAGGCGCATGTCCAGGCCGATCGGCTGCCCGGCCTCGGCGGTCTGGCGGGTTTCGGCAATATCGCGCATCAGCACGGTGCGCGCCGCATCGATCCGCGCCGAAGCATCGGCCACGCGCATCTGCACCGTGGCGAATTCGGCCATGCGGTTGTTGCCGCCTGCCACCGCGCCGCGCGTGTTACGGCCAAGCGTGGTGTCGAGATACAGCTCCAGCGCGCCCTCGGCCATGCCCAGCACCGGGGCGACCAGACAGGTCGGCACACAGGCCATAAAGGGAATGCGATAGAGCGGACTGGTGTTGAGCTGCGCACCCGGCGCCTGCCCCGATGTGCCCGCAGCAAAGCTGAGCACGCGATGCTCCGGCACGAAGACGGAGTCGAGATGGACCGTGCGGCTGCCGGTGCCGGCCAGACCTGCCACGCGCCAACTGTCTGGATCGATGCGGTAATCCTTGGCTGGCACCAGGAAGAAGCCGGGGAAGGGAGCTGCGTCCTCGCTGGGCTGGAAGATCGAACCGAGCAGCAGCCAGTCCGAGGTGTCGCAGCCCGAGGCAAAGCTCCAGGCGCCGGTCATGCGATAGCCGCCGTCGACCTTCTGCGCGCGGCCCACCGGCGCATAGGAGCCGGCGGCGAAGGCGTCGCGCTTGCTGCCCCAGACATCGTCCTGAGCTTCAGGCGGGAACAGGCCGATCAGCCATTGATGCACGGCGCAGACGCTGAACACCCATCCGGTCGAGCCATCGCCGCGCGCCAGATGCGCCACGATCTGGGCAAAGGCATCGAAGCCAGCCTCATAGCCTCCAAAAGCGGCGGGTTGCAGCACGCGGTAGAGCCCGGCGTCGCGGAATTGCTCGATCAACTCTTGCGGCACGCGGCGGTCCGCTTCGGTGCGGTCGGCATGCTCGCGGGCCAGCGCGCTCAGGTCGGCGGCGGCGGTCAGCAGGGCGGATAGCGGGTCGCCCGGGGCGATCCTCACGGCGGTGGTCATGCTGGCGCTTTCCTCTCCATCTTGATGGGAGGTTTATCTATTGCATATGCAAATGAGTCAAGCGTGAATTCGCAGCCTTCCCGCGCCGCCGCTGATCATTCCTGCTTGGCGGCGCTGGGCAATTGCACCTGATCGAAGTTGGCCAGATTGGAATAGACCTTGTTCAGCAAAAGCTTGAGGCGGCGAATGTCCGCCGGATTGACGCCATCGAGCGCCACCTGCTCATGCCGCGCGACGGCGGGCAGCAGCTCCTCGACAAGGGCGCGGCCCTCCGGCGTCAGGCTGATGTTGACCGAGCGCCAGTGCAGCCCGGATTGCTGGCGATTGACCAGCTTTTTGTCCACCAGCGTGCCAACCTGCCGCGACAGAGTGGAAATTTCCACGCTGGTGACTTCGGCCAAGCCGCTCAGTGTTTGCTCGCCTGTGCCCAGCAGGGCGGCCAGCACGCGCCACATCGGCAAGGTTAGCCCGCAGTCCTTCAGTTCAAGGGTGAAAGCGGTGGCCACGGCGGCGCCGGCACGGTTGAGAAGAAAGGCCAGCGATTCGTTCAAGGCATACATAGGGCGGCTCTCATGGCGAGGTGGCGTCGAAAAGACAGGATGGCCGGATGGGGCGTTCCCAACTTGCCTTTGCAACTCATCCATACCAGCAATTGGCCGAGGCTCAAGCCGAGCCTATACGGATTTGCTTTCGACCACGCAGGATGGTTGACATGTTTGCGTTTGCAAATAACATGCCCGCAGCAGAGGGCAGGCGGCTCCGGATATTGCGCCGCCACGATAGTGCCCTGCAACAAACGGGAGAGATTGGGCATGAACGACACAACGCCTGTCGGCCACTGGATCGGTGGCGAATGGCTGCATGCTGGCCCCCTGCGTGACAGCATCGACCCGGCCACCGGCGCGGTGATCGGCCAGTACCACGACGCCTCGGTGGAGGTGGCGCAGCAAGCCATTGCCACCGCGCGCGCTGCTTTCGAAACCAGCGTCTGGCGTGATGACGCCTTCCTGCGCGCCACCGCTTTGTCGCATCTGGCCGATGCCTATGAGGCGCATCTGGGCGAGGTGGTCGATACGCTGGCACAGGAAAACGGCAAGATGCGCTATGAAGCTGGCTTTGAAGCGCATTTCATCCCCCGTGCGCTGCGCTTTGCCGCCGGTCTGGCGATGCATAATTTCGGCCGGGTCACCCAGTCCAAGCCCGGCCAGCAGTCGATCTCGATCCGCGAGGCGGTGGGTGTTGCAGGGTTGATCATCCCATGGAACTCGCCTGCCTATCTGTGCATCCGCGCGCTGGCTCCGGCGCTGGCGGCGGGCTGCACGGCGGTGATCAAGATGCCGCATCAGGCCGCGCGTACCGCTGCTCTGGCTGCGCGGATCATCGGTTCGGTGGCGGAGATCCCCAAGGGTGTGGTCAACATCTTCACCGAATCCGGGGCCGATGGCGCGCGTTTGCTGGTGGATTCCCCCGATGTTCCGGCGATCAGTTTCACGGGCAGCACCGCCACAGGCCGCGCTATCGCGCAGGCCGCCGCCGGGAAGCTGAAGCGCGTGGGGTTGGAACTGGGTGGCAAGACGCCGCATCTGATCTTCGAGGATGCCGATCTGGCCGCCGTGCTGCCCGTGCTGGAAAAGTCGAGCACCGTGTTTGCCGGGCAGTTCTGCATGACGGGCAGCCGCATCTACGTCCACCGCTCGCTGGCCGATCAGGTCAAGACCGGGCTGGCGCAGCGTCTGGCGGTGGTGAAGGCAGGCCCGGCCAGCGATCCGGCCAGCCAGATGGGGCCGATGATCGACAAGGCGGCGGTGGCGCGCGTCGATGCGCTGGTCGAGGCGGCGATTGCGGGCGGCGCGGTGCCGATCCTGCGCGGCGGCCCGGCCAGGGACC
The Novosphingobium terrae DNA segment above includes these coding regions:
- a CDS encoding fumarylacetoacetate hydrolase family protein, with protein sequence MKLLRFDDRGTPRLGVLSGENIVPIDPLTERYPTMLSIIAGGAEALEAVRSVLQAAENVLPLSGTKLLAPMERPGKYMAIGMNFQKHAEEASALGVEKPKQQFWFNKQTSCITGPDSVIDPGVSEKLDYEVELAAIIGTAAKGVSQDEASAHVFGYTVANDVSARDWQFHSPTFTIGKSFDTHGPIGPWIVTADEIGDPHGLRLRCWVNGELRQDSDTSQLIFNIWQQISYLSTAFTLEPGDLIATGTPEGVGVAMKPPVFLQAGDIIRCEVEKIGTLENKVMAATV
- a CDS encoding nuclear transport factor 2 family protein; this translates as MTTILQGTAARRGILQTGVLGAALALAPGAAAAQSDAPSAKGETMPPADLLDSYAVTQLLLRERYARETRDGEAEAACFWPDAEVEVSWFKGKASDFVAIGAQGAAAAKANGTVSFDSMSPPVVWVKGDRAIADSSCAVHSFILLDGVEASMTGYTRLLWRARREKGEWRLAGLRGIYIRDTLEACNPAQVPVIDVKKLAQYRPSYRHLSYALAATGRTPRMDLPGVDQPEVVAAMRAAEQAWLDHRA
- a CDS encoding acyl-CoA dehydrogenase family protein — protein: MTTAVRIAPGDPLSALLTAAADLSALAREHADRTEADRRVPQELIEQFRDAGLYRVLQPAAFGGYEAGFDAFAQIVAHLARGDGSTGWVFSVCAVHQWLIGLFPPEAQDDVWGSKRDAFAAGSYAPVGRAQKVDGGYRMTGAWSFASGCDTSDWLLLGSIFQPSEDAAPFPGFFLVPAKDYRIDPDSWRVAGLAGTGSRTVHLDSVFVPEHRVLSFAAGTSGQAPGAQLNTSPLYRIPFMACVPTCLVAPVLGMAEGALELYLDTTLGRNTRGAVAGGNNRMAEFATVQMRVADASARIDAARTVLMRDIAETRQTAEAGQPIGLDMRLRNRRSHAFTVKLLVEAVDALFYGSGGTALDLARPLQRFWRDTHAGGVHISTNWDAVSTMYGQHALGLEPKGQY
- a CDS encoding MarR family winged helix-turn-helix transcriptional regulator; this translates as MYALNESLAFLLNRAGAAVATAFTLELKDCGLTLPMWRVLAALLGTGEQTLSGLAEVTSVEISTLSRQVGTLVDKKLVNRQQSGLHWRSVNISLTPEGRALVEELLPAVARHEQVALDGVNPADIRRLKLLLNKVYSNLANFDQVQLPSAAKQE
- a CDS encoding aldehyde dehydrogenase family protein — encoded protein: MNDTTPVGHWIGGEWLHAGPLRDSIDPATGAVIGQYHDASVEVAQQAIATARAAFETSVWRDDAFLRATALSHLADAYEAHLGEVVDTLAQENGKMRYEAGFEAHFIPRALRFAAGLAMHNFGRVTQSKPGQQSISIREAVGVAGLIIPWNSPAYLCIRALAPALAAGCTAVIKMPHQAARTAALAARIIGSVAEIPKGVVNIFTESGADGARLLVDSPDVPAISFTGSTATGRAIAQAAAGKLKRVGLELGGKTPHLIFEDADLAAVLPVLEKSSTVFAGQFCMTGSRIYVHRSLADQVKTGLAQRLAVVKAGPASDPASQMGPMIDKAAVARVDALVEAAIAGGAVPILRGGPARDPALAGGAFYLPTLLEVTGTDLPIVREETFGPVQTLQVFDTEEEAIALANDSDYGLSACVWSRDADRPIRVARRLHAGLISINSWANLAVESEEGGFKSSGAGRLGGLASIEDFVEYKQITQDFIPHAH